One Mycolicibacterium parafortuitum DNA segment encodes these proteins:
- a CDS encoding NAD(P)-dependent oxidoreductase yields the protein MRVGFIGLGSQGGPMARRIAEGGFETTLWARRQASLEPYADTPAKTAATPAELGAASDLVCLCVVGDNDVREVLYGEVGVLAGLAEGGIIAIHSTVHPETCREIAEKAASQGVSVIDAPVSGGGPAVEQGTLLVMVGGDEEVAERCRPVFATYADPIVYLGPLGSGQNTKILNNLLFSANLGSAVSTLDLGESLGIPRDKLIEVLNRGSATSKAVGSISVFGGTLDGLAPIAGALLQKDVRHAASLAAAAHAAEGAVFTAADAALEAMDHRR from the coding sequence ATGCGGGTCGGTTTCATCGGGCTGGGTAGCCAGGGCGGTCCCATGGCTCGGCGGATCGCCGAGGGCGGATTCGAGACCACGTTGTGGGCACGCCGACAGGCGAGCCTGGAGCCGTACGCGGACACCCCGGCCAAGACCGCCGCCACCCCCGCGGAACTGGGCGCCGCAAGCGATCTGGTGTGCCTGTGCGTCGTCGGCGACAATGACGTCCGCGAGGTGCTCTACGGCGAGGTCGGCGTACTGGCCGGGCTGGCCGAGGGCGGAATCATCGCGATCCACAGCACCGTGCACCCGGAAACCTGCCGTGAGATCGCCGAAAAGGCGGCTTCGCAGGGCGTTTCGGTGATCGATGCCCCGGTCAGCGGCGGCGGGCCCGCCGTCGAGCAGGGCACGCTACTGGTCATGGTGGGCGGCGACGAGGAGGTCGCCGAACGGTGCCGCCCGGTATTCGCGACATATGCCGACCCGATCGTCTACCTCGGCCCACTGGGCAGCGGACAAAACACCAAGATCCTGAACAACCTGTTGTTCAGCGCGAATCTCGGCAGCGCCGTGAGCACGCTGGACCTCGGCGAGTCACTCGGCATCCCGCGCGACAAGCTCATCGAGGTGCTCAACCGCGGTTCGGCGACCAGTAAGGCCGTCGGCAGCATCTCGGTGTTCGGCGGCACGCTCGACGGCCTCGCGCCGATCGCCGGCGCACTGCTGCAGAAGGACGTCCGGCACGCCGCGAGCCTGGCCGCGGCCGCGCATGCGGCCGAGGGTGCGGTGTTCACGGCGGCGGATGCGGCGCTGGAAGCAATGGACCACCGCCGATGA
- a CDS encoding alpha/beta hydrolase, with translation MTAPAAPRPRVVLVDGVPMSALVAAVPRPRAIILAVHGGATSAAYFDCPGRPDLSLLRIAAAAGFTTIALDRPGYGSSAVYADEFADPARRVASAAGAVDKILGDGDRGAGLFIVGHSAGCELTLRMATARDDVIGVELAGTGLRYTPTAKAIIRDATVTSRPGGLRDLLWEPADLYPAEVLTGALSAPGVRYEGEVTAHWARRDFPALAARLSAPVQFSVAEHEKVWECGPDALAAIAGLFTASGRVAVNEMAGSGHNLSVGLSAGDYHRKILSFIDECIAGSHGRDQEQVEAS, from the coding sequence ATGACCGCGCCGGCGGCGCCACGCCCGCGGGTCGTTCTCGTCGACGGCGTGCCGATGTCGGCGCTGGTCGCCGCGGTGCCGCGGCCACGGGCGATCATTCTCGCCGTGCACGGCGGCGCGACGTCAGCGGCGTACTTCGACTGCCCGGGCCGTCCTGATCTGTCGCTGCTGAGGATCGCGGCCGCAGCGGGTTTCACGACGATCGCATTGGACAGGCCGGGGTACGGCTCGTCCGCGGTGTACGCCGATGAGTTCGCCGACCCGGCCCGCCGGGTCGCGTCCGCTGCCGGTGCGGTGGACAAGATCCTCGGTGACGGCGATCGCGGAGCGGGGCTGTTCATCGTCGGGCACTCGGCCGGCTGCGAACTCACGCTGCGGATGGCGACCGCGCGCGACGACGTGATCGGCGTCGAGCTGGCAGGCACCGGGCTGCGTTACACCCCGACGGCAAAGGCCATCATCCGCGACGCCACCGTCACGTCACGGCCCGGCGGACTGCGCGATCTGCTGTGGGAACCCGCGGATCTCTATCCCGCCGAGGTGCTCACCGGCGCGCTGTCGGCGCCCGGGGTGCGCTACGAGGGCGAGGTCACCGCGCACTGGGCGCGCCGCGACTTCCCCGCGCTGGCCGCGCGACTGTCCGCGCCCGTCCAGTTCAGCGTCGCCGAGCACGAGAAGGTCTGGGAATGCGGTCCGGACGCGCTGGCTGCGATCGCCGGGCTGTTCACGGCATCGGGACGGGTCGCCGTCAACGAGATGGCCGGCAGCGGCCACAACCTCAGCGTCGGGCTCAGCGCCGGCGACTATCACCGAAAGATTCTGTCGTTCATCGATGAGTGCATCGCGGGCTCGCACGGCCGCGATCAAGAGCAAGTGGAGGCGAGCTGA
- a CDS encoding thiolase C-terminal domain-containing protein: MSRLPLPQLTFDNEFFWTSGADGVLRIQECGDCKSLIHPPQPVCRYCHGHNLGPREVSGRAVLSAFTVNERFSIPGLPAPYVVAQVAVEEDPRVRLTTNIIDCDPGELELGRVVEVVFEQNDDVWLPLFTPTAEHETAPLPEDEIAPQDFGKFVRPMLTTDKFEDAAAITGIGASKMGRRLMVPPLSLTIEACEAAIADAGLTLADIDGLSTYPAMDAMGMGEGGCTALEGALGIRPTWINGGMDTFGPGGSVIAAVMAVATGMARHVLCFRTLWEATFNQLMKEGKAFPPGGARVNNWQAPFGATSAAHTLALNAQRHFHRYGTTKETLGWIALNQRANAQLNPTAIYRDPMTMEDYLNARPITSPFGLYDCDVPCDGAVAVVVSAVDAAADAPKKPVYFEAVGTQIIERTDWDQTTLTHEPQVLGQSAHLWTRTSLRPGDIDVAELYDGFTFNCLSWLEALGFCGIGESKDFLDGGTAIARDGVIPLNTHGGQLSHGRTHGMGLMHEAVVQLRGEAGERQVKDARTAVVSSGGLTPSGVLILRTES; the protein is encoded by the coding sequence ATGAGCCGTCTTCCCCTGCCGCAGTTGACGTTCGACAACGAGTTCTTCTGGACGTCGGGCGCCGACGGTGTGCTGCGCATCCAGGAGTGCGGTGATTGCAAGTCGCTGATCCATCCGCCGCAGCCGGTGTGCCGCTACTGCCATGGCCACAACCTGGGTCCGCGCGAGGTGTCCGGTCGGGCGGTGCTGTCGGCGTTCACCGTCAACGAGCGGTTCTCGATCCCGGGTCTGCCCGCGCCGTATGTCGTCGCCCAGGTCGCCGTCGAAGAAGATCCGCGAGTCCGGTTGACCACCAACATCATCGACTGCGATCCCGGCGAGCTCGAGCTCGGGCGCGTCGTCGAGGTGGTCTTCGAGCAGAACGACGACGTGTGGCTGCCGCTGTTCACACCGACAGCCGAGCACGAGACCGCACCGCTGCCCGAGGACGAGATCGCGCCGCAGGACTTCGGCAAGTTCGTCCGCCCAATGCTGACCACCGACAAGTTCGAGGACGCGGCGGCCATCACCGGCATCGGGGCCTCGAAGATGGGGCGCCGGTTGATGGTGCCCCCGCTGTCCCTGACGATCGAGGCCTGTGAGGCGGCGATCGCCGACGCGGGCCTGACGCTGGCCGACATCGACGGGCTGTCAACCTATCCGGCGATGGACGCGATGGGGATGGGTGAGGGCGGCTGCACCGCACTGGAGGGCGCCCTGGGCATCCGACCGACCTGGATCAACGGCGGCATGGACACTTTCGGCCCTGGCGGCTCTGTGATCGCCGCGGTGATGGCGGTCGCGACGGGAATGGCCCGCCACGTGCTGTGCTTCCGGACGCTGTGGGAGGCGACCTTCAACCAGCTGATGAAAGAAGGCAAGGCGTTTCCGCCAGGCGGGGCGCGGGTCAACAACTGGCAGGCCCCGTTCGGGGCGACGTCGGCGGCGCACACCTTGGCCCTGAACGCGCAGCGGCACTTCCACCGATACGGCACCACGAAGGAAACCCTCGGTTGGATCGCGCTGAACCAGCGGGCGAACGCCCAGTTGAATCCGACTGCGATCTATCGCGATCCGATGACGATGGAGGACTACCTCAACGCGCGGCCGATCACCAGCCCGTTCGGGCTCTACGACTGCGACGTGCCGTGCGACGGAGCGGTCGCGGTGGTGGTGTCGGCCGTCGACGCCGCCGCCGACGCACCGAAGAAGCCGGTGTACTTCGAGGCGGTCGGCACCCAGATCATCGAGCGCACCGACTGGGACCAGACCACCTTGACCCACGAGCCGCAGGTGCTGGGCCAATCCGCGCACCTGTGGACGCGAACATCGTTGCGTCCGGGCGACATCGACGTCGCCGAGCTCTACGACGGGTTCACCTTCAACTGCCTGTCGTGGCTGGAGGCACTCGGATTCTGCGGAATCGGCGAATCGAAGGACTTCCTCGACGGCGGCACGGCGATCGCGCGCGACGGCGTCATCCCGCTGAACACGCACGGCGGTCAGCTGTCTCACGGCCGGACCCACGGCATGGGGCTGATGCACGAAGCCGTCGTGCAGCTGCGCGGCGAAGCCGGCGAGCGGCAGGTCAAAGACGCCCGCACCGCGGTCGTCAGCAGCGGTGGCCTCACCCCGAGCGGTGTGCTGATTCTGCGGACGGAGTCGTGA
- a CDS encoding ferredoxin: MRIKLDRTLCDGFGICAKHAPEYFSLDDWGYAVLVGDGNIPEEDRDAVQRALLDCPVHAILSIGERRPDETPMRPLREPDLDKLKTEDNEAEWGFTR, from the coding sequence ATGCGGATCAAACTCGACCGGACCCTGTGTGACGGTTTCGGTATCTGCGCCAAACACGCACCGGAGTACTTCTCGCTTGACGACTGGGGCTACGCGGTCCTTGTCGGCGACGGCAATATCCCCGAGGAGGACCGGGACGCGGTGCAGCGCGCGCTGCTGGACTGTCCGGTGCACGCGATCCTCAGCATCGGGGAACGTCGACCGGACGAGACGCCGATGCGGCCGCTGCGTGAGCCGGATCTGGACAAGCTGAAAACCGAAGACAACGAAGCAGAATGGGGTTTCACCCGATGA